A section of the Pithys albifrons albifrons isolate INPA30051 chromosome 4, PitAlb_v1, whole genome shotgun sequence genome encodes:
- the LOC139671450 gene encoding myelin P2 protein has product MCNRFVGTWKLISSENFDDYMKELGVGLATRKLGGLARPDVIISMKGDIVTIRTESTFKNTTISFKLGQQFDETTADDRKVKSVVTLEKGSLVQVQKWNGKETTIKRRLVDGKMVVECAMKGVVCTRVYERV; this is encoded by the exons ATGTGTAACCGATTTGTGGGAACCTGGAAACTCATTTCCAGTGAGAATTTTGATGACTATATGAAAGAATTGG GAGTGGGGTTAGCTACCCGGAAACTAGGTGGCCTGGCAAGGCCTGATGTGATCATCAGTATGAAAGGAGACATAGTAACCATCAGAACTgaaagcacatttaaaaatacaacgATTTCTTTCAAACTGGGCCAGCAGTTTGATGAAACAACAGCAGATGACCGGAAAGTCAAG AGTGTCGTAACCTTGGAGAAAGGTTCATTGGTGCAAGTGCAGAAGTGGAATGGCAAAGAGACCACGATAAAGAGAAGACTGGTTGATGGGAAAATGGTGGTG GAATGTGCCATGAAAGGAGTTGTCTGCACTAGAGTCTATGAAAGAGTGTGA
- the LOC139671449 gene encoding fatty acid-binding protein, adipocyte, with the protein MCDQFVGTWKFLSSENFEDYMKELGVGFATRKMAGVAKPSVTISINGDVITIKTESTFKNTEVSFKLGEEFDEITADDRKTKNVITLDNGVLNQVQKWDGKETIIKRKVVDGNLVVECSMNNVSCKRVYEKA; encoded by the exons ATGTGCGACCAGTTTGTGGGCACCTGGAAGTTTCTTTCTAGTGAAAACTTTGAGGACTACATGAAAGAACTGG GTGTGGGATTTGCTACCAGAAAGATGGCTGGTGTGGCCAAGCCCAGTGTAACTATCAGCATCAATGGTGATGTGATAACCATCAAAACAGAAAGTACCTTCAAAAATACAGAGGTCTCTTTCAAGCTGGGTGAAGAGTTTGATGAGATCACAGCAGatgacagaaaaacaaag AATGTCATAACCCTAGACAATGGCGTACTGAACCAGGTGCAGAAGTGGGACGGAAAAGAGACCATCATAAAGAGAAAAGTGGTGGATGGGAACCTGGTGGTG gAATGCAGCATGAATAATGTCTCCTGCAAAAGAGTTTATGAAAAAGCATGA